A genomic segment from Gavia stellata isolate bGavSte3 chromosome 4, bGavSte3.hap2, whole genome shotgun sequence encodes:
- the RPS16 gene encoding small ribosomal subunit protein uS9, with translation MPAKGPLQSVQVFGRKKTATAVAHCKRGNGLIKVNGRPLEMIEPRTLQYKLLEPVLLLGKERFAGVDIRVRVKGGGHVAQIYAIRQAISKALVAYYQKYVDEASKKEIKDILIQYDRTLLVADPRRCESKKFGGPGARARYQKSYR, from the exons ATGCCGGCTAAGGGCCCCCTGCAGAGCGTCCAGGTCTTCGGGCGGAAG aaaacagcaaCTGCTGTTGCCCACTGcaagagaggaaatggcctcattAAAGTGAATGGAAGACCTCTGGAAATGATTGAGCCCAGAACTCTGCAGTATAAA CTGCTTGAACCTGTCCTCCTCCTGGGGAAGGAACGGTTTGCTGGTGTTGACATCAGAGTCCGTGTAAAGGGTGGTGGTCATGTAGCGCAAATCTATG ctatCCGTCAGGCTATTTCCAAAGCATTGGTGGCTTACTATCAAAAAT atgttgATGAAGCATCCAAGAAAGAGATCAAGGATATTCTAATCCAGTATGATAGGACTCTGCTGGTTGCAGATCCTCGCCGTTGTGAATCCAAGAAATTTGGAGGACCTGGTGCTCGTGCACGCTACCAGAAGTCTTACCGTTAA